One Nostoc sp. UHCC 0302 DNA window includes the following coding sequences:
- a CDS encoding DUF1932 domain-containing protein yields the protein MIPKAHRWVGEMEEIAATFGAVGLTERTFEGAADIYRFVKDTSLGKETPEERPRDRSLTDIIAILSEENS from the coding sequence ATGATACCGAAGGCACATCGTTGGGTTGGTGAGATGGAAGAGATAGCAGCTACATTTGGTGCTGTTGGTTTAACAGAACGCACCTTTGAAGGAGCCGCAGATATTTATCGCTTTGTCAAAGACACATCCTTGGGTAAAGAAACTCCAGAAGAACGCCCTCGCGATCGCTCACTTACTGATATTATTGCTATCCTCTCTGAAGAAAACTCTTAA
- a CDS encoding acyltransferase: MRKALSCKDYKLFSHKSNIRAVFSKQIVIVYIPLFDTLRAKCKIFTKMKNKDESFQALRGLAIAAVVTIHACGINNKIAWNYELSLIIRQLINFAVPIFIFISGYFAYKGELKKRSDYLDFYKKRLSRILLPYIAWCVLIILFYKPNYQWHWSKIFYHVITGQIVTPYYFVIVLIQLIVLTPFMVMSTKSTVKNFLWLSLSPLSLVGLYFSHLYFHYEIKLPWYALPFTVWVSFYYFGILASQGKLVVPNKNIKNITLLYICSIFLAVAEGFYLCKAHNLHGFAGSQIKVSSFLSSFLLILLFLGTRKKIGNWPKALIILGEFSFGIYLFHVPVLDLFSRITSKIGLQNFWITQLLINSWGVIALCCVVIIAARKVLGIQVSQKYLGM, translated from the coding sequence TTGAGAAAAGCTTTATCTTGTAAGGATTACAAGTTATTCTCTCATAAAAGTAATATAAGAGCAGTATTTAGCAAGCAAATAGTGATTGTTTATATACCGCTTTTTGATACATTAAGAGCGAAATGCAAAATTTTTACAAAAATGAAAAATAAAGATGAATCATTTCAAGCTTTGCGTGGGCTAGCGATTGCGGCAGTAGTTACGATTCATGCATGTGGTATTAACAATAAAATTGCCTGGAACTATGAGTTATCGCTAATTATCAGGCAACTTATTAATTTTGCGGTTCCCATATTTATCTTCATTTCTGGTTATTTTGCATATAAAGGTGAGTTAAAAAAACGCTCAGACTATTTAGATTTTTATAAAAAAAGACTCAGCAGAATATTGCTACCTTATATAGCATGGTGTGTTTTAATAATATTGTTTTATAAGCCTAATTATCAATGGCATTGGAGCAAAATTTTTTATCATGTGATAACTGGACAGATTGTTACCCCTTACTACTTCGTCATTGTTCTTATTCAGTTAATTGTGTTGACACCTTTTATGGTTATGTCAACAAAAAGCACAGTTAAAAACTTTCTATGGTTGTCGCTGTCGCCTTTATCCTTAGTTGGGTTATATTTTTCTCACTTGTATTTTCACTATGAGATCAAACTTCCTTGGTACGCGCTCCCTTTTACTGTGTGGGTTAGCTTTTACTACTTTGGTATCCTAGCATCTCAAGGTAAGCTAGTAGTTCCAAATAAAAATATTAAAAATATAACTTTACTATATATATGTTCTATATTTTTAGCTGTTGCTGAAGGATTTTACCTTTGTAAAGCCCACAATCTTCATGGTTTTGCAGGTTCACAGATTAAGGTATCATCCTTTTTATCTTCGTTTTTATTAATACTACTATTCTTGGGGACAAGAAAAAAAATTGGTAATTGGCCAAAAGCTTTAATTATTCTTGGGGAATTTTCTTTTGGGATATATCTATTTCATGTACCAGTACTTGATTTGTTTAGTAGAATAACCAGCAAAATTGGTTTACAAAACTTTTGGATCACGCAATTACTAATAAATTCTTGGGGAGTGATAGCTTTATGCTGTGTTGTGATAATTGCCGCTAGAAAAGTTTTAGGGATTCAGGTTTCGCAGAAATACTTGGGAATGTAG
- the blaOXA gene encoding class D beta-lactamase gives MLFRIKRSPQSLIFKVIGCLALLLVISFTAIHVLAQPASTSSENPAKITAQTPNLGRHFREFGLEGSILIYDLNNNRSYEHNPQRNATSIIPASTFKIFNAMVALETGIVPDDVAVLTWDGIHRDIEAWNHDTNLRQAFKDSTVWFYQVLARRAGHERMQQFIEKVGYGNRQIGTTADIDRFWLQGPLQITPKEQINFLQRLYRGNLPFSQRTINLVKDIMVREQTPAYTLRGKTGWLNTTNPQVGWFVGYLEQNKNVYFFATTIDMQKAEDAPRRIEITRRSLKDLGLL, from the coding sequence ATCTTGTTTCGCATAAAGCGATCGCCGCAATCTCTTATTTTCAAGGTCATTGGATGCCTTGCTTTGTTGCTTGTGATTAGTTTCACAGCAATTCATGTTCTGGCTCAACCTGCTTCCACCTCATCAGAAAATCCAGCTAAAATCACTGCTCAAACGCCAAATTTGGGGCGACACTTCCGAGAATTTGGACTTGAGGGATCAATCTTAATTTATGACTTAAATAATAATCGCAGCTACGAACACAATCCTCAACGTAACGCAACTTCCATTATTCCAGCTTCGACATTCAAAATTTTCAATGCGATGGTAGCCTTAGAAACGGGTATCGTTCCTGATGATGTGGCTGTCCTAACTTGGGATGGGATTCACCGAGATATCGAAGCCTGGAATCATGATACAAATTTGCGTCAAGCCTTCAAAGATTCAACCGTGTGGTTCTATCAAGTATTGGCACGTAGAGCCGGACATGAGCGGATGCAACAATTTATCGAAAAAGTTGGCTACGGTAATCGTCAGATTGGTACTACCGCAGACATTGATCGTTTCTGGCTGCAAGGGCCATTGCAAATTACTCCCAAAGAACAAATTAATTTCTTGCAAAGGTTGTATCGAGGCAATTTGCCCTTCTCGCAACGGACTATAAATCTTGTCAAGGATATTATGGTGCGTGAACAAACTCCAGCATATACATTGCGAGGAAAAACAGGATGGTTAAACACTACTAATCCACAAGTTGGTTGGTTTGTTGGATATTTAGAACAGAATAAAAACGTTTACTTTTTCGCAACAACTATTGATATGCAAAAAGCAGAGGATGCACCTCGGCGAATTGAGATTACACGACGAAGTTTAAAAGATTTGGGTTTGCTGTAA
- a CDS encoding DJ-1/PfpI family protein has protein sequence MTHSQKHIIGLVIYPGMTTLDFTGPQQVFSTLPNIQLHRIWKTLDPIKTEEGLIILPDTTFENCPRLDVICVGGGSGQITVVDDPEVIGFFQMQGSTAKYITSVCGGSEFLAKAGLLQGYRAATHWMARKQLALLGVEVGTERVVIDRNRITGGGVTAGIDFGLVIAKMLCGEETAKITELLMEYDPAPPFNVGSPEKAGADLVSKAIPFYFNWLKTTKPELAELYAKAFGVKAT, from the coding sequence ATGACTCACTCACAAAAGCACATCATTGGTTTGGTAATTTATCCGGGCATGACAACACTTGATTTTACAGGGCCACAGCAAGTTTTTAGTACGCTTCCCAATATCCAACTGCATCGAATCTGGAAAACGCTAGACCCGATCAAAACTGAAGAGGGATTGATCATTTTGCCCGATACCACCTTTGAAAATTGCCCGCGTTTAGATGTTATCTGTGTCGGCGGCGGCTCAGGACAAATAACAGTAGTAGATGATCCAGAGGTGATTGGATTTTTCCAGATGCAAGGTAGTACAGCAAAGTACATCACCTCTGTGTGCGGAGGTTCTGAATTTCTTGCTAAGGCAGGGCTACTACAAGGCTATCGAGCAGCGACTCACTGGATGGCACGCAAACAGCTAGCTCTTTTGGGAGTTGAGGTTGGAACAGAGCGAGTCGTAATTGACCGAAATCGCATCACTGGTGGGGGTGTTACGGCAGGTATTGATTTTGGCTTAGTTATTGCTAAAATGCTTTGTGGTGAGGAAACTGCCAAGATCACTGAACTATTAATGGAGTACGATCCAGCCCCTCCATTCAATGTAGGTTCACCAGAAAAAGCGGGAGCTGATTTAGTGAGCAAGGCGATCCCCTTCTATTTTAATTGGCTAAAGACTACTAAACCAGAGTTGGCTGAACTGTATGCTAAGGCATTTGGTGTAAAAGCAACATAG
- a CDS encoding LuxR C-terminal-related transcriptional regulator, which yields MTNSLQSLFKSIAQAKNEQALRSQLSVEAREHFAAKRSGLFFLDQIPFADRRLQKALQFGLTTEHNPVVRYLVERHAPVHEALVVSPKVWSLICPRADHWHVMAGPIVSNGQLVGAVGFTREQATPAFNAQNLVDLSALCLHLSTWAATVRSQHCPLRADCLTFRELQIAQLVALGRTNAEIGIELWITENSVKQALKRMFRKLEVSSRAEMVAQLSTSTKVYSFNNEAS from the coding sequence ATGACGAACTCGCTACAGTCTCTGTTTAAATCGATCGCTCAAGCGAAAAATGAGCAGGCGTTGCGATCGCAGCTTTCGGTAGAGGCGAGAGAGCATTTTGCTGCTAAACGGTCAGGATTATTTTTCCTAGATCAAATTCCCTTCGCTGACCGAAGACTTCAGAAAGCATTGCAATTTGGGTTAACCACCGAACATAATCCAGTTGTGCGCTACTTGGTGGAGCGTCATGCTCCAGTTCACGAAGCATTGGTGGTATCACCAAAGGTCTGGAGTCTAATTTGCCCTCGTGCTGATCATTGGCACGTTATGGCAGGGCCAATTGTGAGCAATGGTCAATTAGTGGGTGCTGTGGGCTTTACCCGTGAGCAGGCAACGCCAGCATTTAACGCACAAAACCTAGTGGACTTGAGCGCACTTTGTCTACACTTGTCAACTTGGGCTGCAACGGTGCGTTCACAACACTGCCCCTTAAGGGCAGATTGCCTAACATTCCGTGAACTGCAAATCGCCCAATTGGTTGCTCTGGGACGAACCAACGCAGAAATTGGCATTGAACTTTGGATTACTGAAAATTCTGTGAAGCAAGCCCTAAAAAGAATGTTTCGCAAGCTTGAGGTTTCGTCTCGTGCCGAGATGGTTGCACAACTTTCTACAAGTACAAAGGTTTACTCGTTTAACAATGAGGCAAGCTAG
- a CDS encoding HAD family hydrolase → MQTKLVIFNCDGVLVDSETLGNRVLVEFVAEFGLVLELEEAILLFKGCKMADCVAVIEQRLEQKLPQDFVTQLRTRTAEAFERELLPVEGIEAALDKINLPICVASSGPLEKIKLALRVTNLLPRFEGCIFSSYEIGSWKPAPDLFLYAAKNMGVQPSSCIVVEDSVLGVRAAIAANMKALGYTNQSEATLLQSFAIPIFDSMYQLPCLLSDY, encoded by the coding sequence GTGCAAACAAAACTAGTTATTTTTAACTGTGACGGAGTGTTGGTAGACAGCGAGACATTGGGTAATCGCGTTCTTGTCGAATTTGTCGCAGAATTCGGACTCGTGTTAGAACTTGAAGAAGCCATTTTATTATTCAAGGGTTGCAAAATGGCTGATTGTGTTGCTGTTATTGAGCAAAGGCTTGAGCAGAAATTACCGCAAGATTTTGTGACTCAGCTTCGTACCCGCACTGCCGAAGCATTTGAGCGTGAACTACTTCCTGTGGAAGGAATAGAAGCGGCTTTAGACAAAATTAATTTACCTATATGTGTTGCTTCTAGTGGGCCACTGGAAAAAATTAAGTTAGCTCTACGTGTCACTAACCTACTACCTCGATTTGAAGGGTGTATCTTTAGCTCGTATGAAATTGGAAGCTGGAAGCCAGCACCTGACTTATTCTTATATGCAGCTAAAAATATGGGAGTTCAACCTTCATCTTGCATTGTTGTAGAAGATAGTGTTTTGGGTGTGCGTGCAGCTATTGCCGCTAATATGAAAGCCTTAGGGTATACCAACCAAAGTGAGGCTACTTTACTACAGTCATTTGCAATACCTATCTTTGACTCTATGTACCAACTGCCTTGTTTACTGTCAGACTATTAG
- a CDS encoding aldo/keto reductase — protein sequence MTTYVNLGKSGLKVSRIALGTMTYGSRKWREWVLEEEESRPFIKLALDLGINFFDTADVYSLGVSEEILGRALKDFAKRDQVVIATKVYNKVGDGPNDRGLSRKHIFDSIDTSLQRLQTDYVDLYQIHRWDYETPIEETLEALHDVVKSGKVRYLGISSVYAWQFAKALYLADKHGWTRFVSIQNHYNLVYREEEREVIPLSLDQGIGIIPWSPLARGFLAGNREKQAYGETVRAKTDEFAHNLYYQDSDFQIVDRVVELAQKRGVKPTQIALAWLLHQPGVTAPIIGASKIEHLKEAVEAVDLKLSDEERKFLEEPYKPHPILGHQYPSASASRP from the coding sequence ATGACAACATACGTCAATCTTGGAAAAAGTGGACTGAAAGTGTCGCGCATTGCACTAGGCACTATGACTTATGGTTCTCGTAAATGGCGAGAATGGGTATTAGAAGAAGAAGAAAGCCGCCCATTTATCAAACTAGCTTTGGATTTAGGGATTAATTTCTTTGATACGGCTGATGTTTATTCCTTGGGTGTCAGCGAAGAAATCTTAGGGCGGGCATTAAAAGATTTCGCTAAAAGAGATCAAGTAGTAATTGCTACCAAAGTCTACAATAAAGTAGGTGATGGCCCCAATGACCGGGGACTGTCTCGCAAACATATTTTCGATAGCATCGATACCTCATTGCAACGGCTACAGACAGATTACGTAGATTTATATCAGATTCACCGTTGGGACTACGAAACACCAATTGAAGAAACCCTAGAAGCGCTACATGATGTAGTCAAATCAGGTAAAGTACGTTATTTGGGAATCTCAAGTGTTTACGCATGGCAGTTTGCCAAAGCTTTATACCTAGCTGACAAACACGGCTGGACTCGCTTCGTTTCCATACAAAACCACTACAACTTGGTTTATCGCGAAGAAGAACGAGAAGTAATACCTTTATCCCTAGACCAAGGAATTGGGATTATTCCTTGGAGTCCTTTAGCACGAGGCTTTTTAGCGGGGAATCGGGAAAAACAAGCCTATGGCGAGACAGTAAGGGCAAAAACAGATGAATTTGCTCACAATCTCTACTATCAAGATTCAGATTTTCAAATAGTTGATCGCGTCGTAGAATTAGCACAAAAACGCGGTGTAAAACCAACACAAATTGCTCTAGCGTGGCTTTTACATCAACCAGGTGTAACAGCTCCAATTATTGGCGCGAGTAAGATAGAACATCTCAAAGAAGCAGTCGAAGCTGTAGATTTGAAGCTTTCGGATGAAGAGCGGAAATTCCTTGAAGAACCTTACAAACCCCATCCCATCTTAGGACATCAGTATCCAAGTGCCTCCGCCAGTCGCCCATAA
- a CDS encoding tetratricopeptide repeat protein: MLKDLSQLEITTDSSTAVDAIDSFVDQLLSVGNDAQVILKAVEADPTCAIANAQVAAFYLFAGGSNALTQASSYLNVATVNLTHANNREKLYVAAIEAWAKRDIQQAIAYHEAIADDYPRDLASVHLAQYHYRNSGNSQGMLRIAEKVFAANRDNPYMYGMLAFGLEECHRLAEAEAFGRQAIALKRDNRWAHHAVAHVLETQGRLEEGITLMENLSDTWEDGSSAFYGHLWWHTSLYYLDIENFAKVLEIYDTRIWGRAKKDNGREQINAISLLLRLELRGVDVGLRWQELASYLQPRLHEHVLAFLDLQYIYALVRGGKEDWASELLDSMQLHAEKVLPYARRTWAEVGVPAGKGMAAHARGDWQKAIAYLEPVLPDLQSTGGSHAQRDLFEQVYLDALLHTREYHKALNVLEKRNASRSNIPVIKRELANAYSQLGRTDEANRV, translated from the coding sequence ATGTTAAAAGATTTATCTCAACTCGAAATTACTACCGACTCGTCAACAGCGGTAGATGCCATAGATAGCTTTGTTGATCAATTATTGAGTGTCGGTAACGATGCCCAAGTTATTCTCAAAGCAGTTGAGGCAGATCCGACCTGCGCGATCGCCAATGCTCAAGTTGCCGCTTTTTATCTGTTTGCTGGTGGTTCTAATGCTTTAACTCAGGCATCATCTTATCTCAACGTGGCGACAGTAAACCTCACCCACGCTAATAATCGCGAAAAACTTTACGTTGCAGCAATTGAGGCTTGGGCAAAGCGCGATATTCAGCAAGCGATCGCCTATCATGAAGCGATCGCCGATGATTATCCTCGCGATTTAGCCTCAGTGCATCTGGCGCAATACCACTACAGAAATTCTGGTAATAGTCAGGGAATGCTGCGGATTGCCGAAAAAGTTTTTGCCGCCAATCGAGATAACCCGTATATGTATGGAATGCTAGCCTTCGGGTTAGAAGAGTGTCATCGTTTAGCAGAAGCAGAAGCATTTGGACGACAAGCGATCGCTCTAAAACGAGATAACCGTTGGGCGCACCACGCCGTTGCTCATGTATTAGAAACTCAAGGACGCTTAGAAGAAGGAATTACCTTAATGGAAAATCTCAGTGATACTTGGGAAGATGGTAGTTCCGCTTTTTACGGACATCTTTGGTGGCATACATCCCTTTATTACCTAGATATAGAAAATTTTGCCAAAGTACTAGAAATATATGATACGCGCATCTGGGGACGTGCCAAAAAAGACAATGGTCGGGAGCAAATCAATGCCATTTCACTACTGCTACGGCTAGAGTTGCGTGGTGTAGATGTCGGTTTGCGCTGGCAGGAACTAGCTAGCTATTTGCAACCACGACTGCACGAACACGTCCTCGCATTCCTGGATCTGCAATACATCTATGCACTGGTACGAGGTGGTAAAGAAGATTGGGCATCTGAGTTGTTAGATAGTATGCAACTTCATGCCGAGAAAGTATTACCTTATGCCCGACGTACTTGGGCAGAGGTAGGAGTACCTGCGGGCAAGGGTATGGCAGCTCACGCACGTGGTGATTGGCAAAAAGCGATCGCCTATCTAGAACCAGTATTACCAGATTTGCAATCCACCGGTGGATCTCATGCTCAACGAGACTTATTTGAACAAGTTTATCTCGATGCCCTGCTTCACACCAGAGAGTATCACAAAGCACTGAATGTCCTAGAAAAGCGCAACGCCTCTCGCAGTAATATTCCTGTAATTAAGCGAGAATTAGCTAACGCCTACAGCCAACTAGGACGCACCGATGAAGCAAATCGAGTCTAA
- a CDS encoding vanadium-dependent haloperoxidase, protein MQVDPNSHQGSEKDNQVQSEIAQGKQPPVASSRSKRFLGNSASRRAFLGRASLFTTASVVAGVLGSPFSKKGDIVQAQDIDGRFLGRYPKRPRFDYERFVDRAYRVRVEAAKLERNIPIPPHPTNGDEELYPNKIGSDSRALPHDKLGEVKLEAYNSLTKALLTQNPDDYENIILGGSRKLVNPQGPLAISLEGINAAQIAVPPPPALASAARAAEAVELYWQALLRDVPFSKFEDNTDEPKVLAAVQDLNKLSAFVGPKQNGVVTPRTLFRGSVTYIDPSDGSSKTAKHVIPPGVLDGPYISQFLLRSIPWGTQSVSPLIRTALPGNDFLIDFEEWLTVQNGGSSGKLIQYDPTNHYIVTVRDLGEYAHVGGPTYLGASLILGAINAPLNPGNPYINSKTQQGSNATFAVGHLQALLGLAGSRVIRASYWQKYYVHRILRPEAYGGLVYNNLVNKTQYPINSEVLNSQALAQTFSKFGSYLLPQAYPEGAPAHSSYTGGAAATAAVNVTLLKAFFDENFVIPDPVVPDPNDPTKVIPYSGPPLTVGGELNKLATNYAIGRGHGGIHWRTDGSAALALGEEVAISILRDERLGYNERFNGFTFTKFDGTKVTV, encoded by the coding sequence ATGCAAGTAGACCCCAATTCTCATCAAGGTTCCGAAAAGGATAATCAAGTACAGAGCGAAATAGCTCAGGGAAAGCAACCCCCAGTAGCTAGCTCACGTAGCAAACGCTTCTTGGGTAATAGCGCTAGTAGACGTGCATTTCTCGGTCGCGCTAGTTTGTTCACTACCGCTAGCGTTGTTGCGGGAGTTCTAGGTTCACCTTTCTCTAAGAAAGGGGATATTGTTCAGGCCCAGGATATCGACGGACGCTTCTTAGGACGTTATCCAAAAAGGCCTCGGTTCGACTATGAAAGATTTGTTGATAGAGCCTATCGAGTGCGTGTTGAAGCAGCAAAGCTTGAACGAAATATTCCTATTCCACCACATCCGACTAATGGTGACGAGGAACTTTACCCGAACAAAATCGGCAGTGATAGTAGGGCGCTACCACATGACAAACTGGGTGAAGTCAAATTAGAAGCATACAACTCTTTGACTAAAGCACTGTTAACGCAAAACCCAGATGATTATGAAAATATAATTTTGGGTGGTAGTCGGAAACTGGTCAATCCTCAAGGCCCTTTAGCAATCAGCCTGGAAGGGATTAATGCAGCACAGATAGCAGTTCCACCACCACCAGCTCTCGCTAGTGCAGCTAGGGCTGCTGAAGCAGTCGAACTCTACTGGCAAGCTTTACTACGTGACGTTCCTTTCTCTAAGTTTGAGGACAACACCGACGAGCCGAAAGTTTTGGCAGCAGTCCAAGACCTCAACAAGCTTTCAGCATTCGTAGGGCCAAAACAGAATGGTGTTGTCACTCCTAGAACCTTGTTTCGTGGTAGCGTCACCTACATCGACCCGTCTGACGGTTCAAGTAAGACAGCTAAACACGTTATTCCACCAGGAGTTCTAGACGGGCCTTACATCTCACAATTTCTGTTGCGGAGTATCCCTTGGGGAACTCAATCAGTTTCGCCATTGATTCGTACTGCTTTACCTGGCAATGACTTTCTCATCGATTTCGAGGAATGGTTGACTGTCCAAAATGGAGGCAGTTCAGGCAAACTAATTCAGTATGACCCTACAAACCATTACATAGTCACAGTTCGTGACTTAGGCGAGTACGCCCATGTCGGTGGCCCTACCTACCTTGGAGCCTCCTTGATTCTCGGTGCTATTAACGCACCTTTAAATCCGGGCAATCCTTATATCAACTCAAAGACTCAACAGGGTTCTAATGCAACGTTTGCAGTGGGACATTTACAAGCCTTACTCGGTCTTGCTGGCTCACGTGTGATCAGAGCATCATACTGGCAGAAGTATTATGTACACCGCATTCTACGCCCGGAAGCTTATGGTGGGCTAGTCTACAACAATCTTGTCAATAAAACTCAATATCCGATTAATTCTGAGGTTTTGAATTCCCAAGCTTTGGCTCAGACCTTTAGCAAATTTGGCAGCTATCTATTGCCCCAAGCTTACCCAGAAGGCGCTCCGGCTCATTCCTCCTATACTGGCGGTGCTGCTGCTACTGCCGCTGTCAATGTCACACTGCTGAAAGCGTTCTTTGACGAGAACTTCGTTATTCCTGATCCGGTAGTGCCTGATCCCAATGATCCGACGAAGGTGATCCCCTACAGTGGGCCGCCTCTAACAGTCGGTGGGGAGTTGAACAAACTGGCAACTAACTATGCTATTGGTCGCGGACACGGCGGTATTCATTGGCGCACCGATGGTTCAGCTGCTTTAGCTTTAGGAGAAGAAGTTGCTATTAGTATCCTCAGAGATGAAAGACTAGGATATAACGAACGTTTCAACGGTTTCACCTTCACCAAATTTGACGGTACAAAAGTTACTGTCTAA
- a CDS encoding MFS transporter yields the protein MLSSNRENSKKDKLRLVFFEVPPALKSANVSCYLIGASLSFFGSWMTQIALVWLVYQLTNSAMLVGVAGFTNQALGLIITPLAGVLLDRWNLRYVLLTTQLVSIVLSSTLTFLTLSGQINVTSIIIIGMLQGIVKAFDLPARQVIIPRLVDKKADTYSAMASNSFLINTAKFVSPMIGGLMIARSGAASCFLVDSISYLPLLSAILTVRIKPLPSNSLAQKPQIWKNLKEGFTFAYEFLPIKYALMLQMLICFMAMTYVNLIPIFVKEILKGNAETMGFLMTASAFGSIVAGLYLISRKKIIGLGKVMAWSAATLGLSLIVFSRSTQLEICLLFIFMIGMNNTLTLASINNFTQLILVDEDKRGRVTSIFTTGFLGILPFGNLFFGGLAAQVGVANSLLFGGVCCVLGAYLFSTKLPTISKIVQPIYVDMGLIPQSSQR from the coding sequence ATGCTATCAAGTAATAGAGAAAATTCTAAAAAAGACAAACTTAGGCTTGTTTTTTTTGAAGTTCCACCTGCTCTTAAATCTGCAAATGTGTCTTGTTATCTTATCGGAGCTAGCTTATCTTTTTTTGGCTCTTGGATGACTCAAATTGCTTTAGTTTGGTTAGTCTATCAACTAACAAATTCAGCTATGTTAGTTGGTGTAGCTGGATTTACAAATCAAGCATTAGGCTTGATTATTACACCCTTAGCAGGAGTATTACTGGATCGCTGGAACTTAAGATATGTCTTACTTACTACTCAGCTAGTTTCTATTGTATTATCATCTACACTAACTTTTCTAACTTTGAGTGGTCAAATTAATGTAACTTCGATTATTATCATCGGGATGTTACAAGGCATAGTTAAAGCTTTCGATTTGCCAGCGCGTCAGGTGATTATTCCTAGACTTGTAGATAAAAAAGCAGACACTTATAGCGCAATGGCTAGCAATTCGTTCTTAATTAATACAGCTAAATTTGTTAGTCCGATGATTGGGGGTTTAATGATTGCTCGTTCTGGAGCAGCCTCATGCTTTTTAGTTGACAGTATTAGTTATTTACCTTTGCTATCCGCTATCTTAACTGTCCGAATCAAGCCATTGCCTAGCAATTCATTAGCCCAAAAACCGCAAATCTGGAAAAATCTGAAAGAAGGATTTACTTTTGCATACGAATTTTTACCAATTAAATATGCATTAATGTTGCAAATGTTGATTTGTTTTATGGCGATGACCTATGTAAATTTAATACCTATTTTTGTGAAAGAAATATTAAAAGGTAATGCCGAGACTATGGGATTTTTGATGACAGCTTCAGCATTTGGTTCTATAGTTGCAGGTCTTTATTTAATTTCACGCAAAAAAATCATAGGACTGGGAAAAGTTATGGCGTGGTCTGCGGCAACTCTCGGTTTATCGTTAATAGTCTTTTCCCGCTCAACTCAATTAGAAATTTGCCTCTTATTCATATTTATGATAGGTATGAATAACACTTTAACTCTAGCGTCAATTAATAACTTTACGCAATTAATTCTCGTAGACGAAGATAAAAGAGGTAGAGTAACTAGTATATTTACAACAGGTTTTTTAGGAATACTGCCTTTTGGAAATTTATTTTTTGGAGGATTAGCTGCTCAAGTGGGTGTAGCAAATTCTTTATTATTTGGCGGTGTTTGTTGTGTTTTAGGAGCCTACTTATTTAGTACAAAGCTGCCTACTATCAGCAAGATAGTACAGCCAATTTATGTAGACATGGGGTTAATTCCTCAATCAAGCCAAAGGTAA